A window from Nevskia ramosa DSM 11499 encodes these proteins:
- a CDS encoding hydrogen peroxide-inducible genes activator: MTLTELRYLVNLDKERHFSRAAERSFVSQPTLSVALKKLEDELGVTLFERIRGEAKPTPVGARIIEQARHVLAEARRVEDIAREGKDELVGSLRLGAIYTVGPYVLPSLVPMMRETAPLMPLMIEENFTGVLLEQLRDNELDVALLALPIDLQGLSAWPIYDEDFVVMLSPGHRWAALPSIPAKKLAEEHLLLLGPGHCFREQVIAACPKCVDSEGDGPRPVTGSSIETIRYMVGSGLGITVMPNAAIANRPAEPNPLPTVPFAAPSPARKVGMVWRRSFPRLAAIRALREGILACGINGVRLLPDAAPQHP, encoded by the coding sequence ATGACGCTGACCGAACTCCGCTATCTGGTGAACCTCGACAAGGAGCGCCATTTCTCGCGCGCCGCCGAGCGTTCCTTCGTGTCGCAGCCGACACTTTCCGTGGCCCTGAAGAAGCTCGAGGACGAGCTGGGCGTGACCCTGTTCGAGCGGATTCGCGGCGAAGCCAAGCCGACGCCGGTCGGCGCGCGGATCATCGAGCAGGCCCGCCATGTGCTCGCCGAAGCGCGGCGGGTCGAGGACATCGCTCGCGAAGGCAAGGACGAGCTGGTTGGTAGCTTGCGGCTCGGGGCGATCTACACCGTCGGCCCCTACGTGCTGCCATCGCTGGTGCCGATGATGCGCGAGACCGCGCCGCTGATGCCGCTGATGATCGAGGAGAACTTCACCGGCGTGCTGCTCGAACAGCTGCGCGACAACGAGCTCGACGTGGCGCTGCTGGCGTTGCCGATCGACCTGCAGGGCCTGTCGGCCTGGCCGATCTACGACGAGGATTTCGTGGTGATGCTGTCGCCAGGTCATCGCTGGGCGGCGCTGCCGAGCATCCCGGCGAAGAAGCTGGCCGAGGAACATCTGCTGCTGCTCGGGCCCGGCCATTGTTTCCGCGAGCAGGTAATCGCTGCCTGCCCGAAATGCGTCGACTCCGAAGGCGACGGCCCGCGGCCGGTCACCGGTTCATCGATCGAAACGATCCGCTACATGGTCGGCTCGGGGCTGGGCATCACGGTGATGCCGAACGCAGCGATCGCCAACCGGCCGGCCGAGCCGAATCCGCTGCCGACCGTGCCGTTCGCAGCACCATCGCCGGCGCGGAAAGTCGGCATGGTCTGGCGGCGCAGCTTCCCGCGCCTGGCGGCGATCCGCGCACTGCGCGAGGGCATCCTGGCCTGCGGCATCAACGGCGTGCGCCTGCTGCCGGATGCGGCCCCCCAACATCCCTGA
- a CDS encoding EI24 domain-containing protein gives MIEALVEATRSQFQGRMLGLVLWPLLGSLLLWTVLLVVFWSQGMGALRALTEYQPVDAFLNDWGLSWLVGALTLIVSFFFLPTLVAATAIFITSVFAMPMMVDHIAARDYPQLVRAKGGTTSGSILNSLGALLVYLLLWILVLPLWLILPFAFVIPVALAGYLNDRVFRYDALAEHATREEYEEILRRHGSPLFGLGVVAALVQLIPFVNLISPVYSGLSFIHFALAELQKLRAERPLGLRPAASAS, from the coding sequence GTGATCGAAGCGCTCGTCGAAGCCACCCGTAGCCAGTTCCAGGGCCGCATGCTCGGCCTGGTGCTGTGGCCACTGCTCGGTTCGCTGCTGCTGTGGACGGTACTGCTGGTGGTGTTCTGGTCGCAGGGCATGGGTGCCTTGCGGGCCTTGACCGAGTACCAGCCGGTCGATGCCTTCCTGAACGACTGGGGACTGTCCTGGCTGGTCGGCGCGCTGACCCTGATCGTCAGCTTCTTTTTCCTGCCGACCCTGGTCGCAGCGACGGCGATCTTCATCACCTCGGTATTCGCGATGCCGATGATGGTCGACCACATCGCCGCCCGCGACTATCCGCAGCTGGTGCGAGCCAAGGGCGGCACCACCAGCGGCAGCATCCTGAACAGCCTCGGCGCGCTGCTGGTCTATCTGCTGCTGTGGATCCTGGTGCTGCCGCTGTGGCTGATCCTGCCGTTCGCGTTCGTGATTCCGGTGGCGCTGGCCGGCTATCTCAACGATCGCGTGTTCCGCTATGACGCGCTCGCCGAACACGCGACGCGCGAGGAGTACGAGGAAATCCTGCGCCGCCACGGCTCACCGCTGTTCGGCCTCGGCGTGGTCGCCGCACTCGTGCAGCTGATTCCGTTCGTCAACCTGATCTCGCCGGTCTATTCCGGCCTGAGCTTCATCCACTTCGCACTCGCCGAACTGCAGAAGCTGCGCGCCGAGCGGCCGCTCGGCCTCAGGCCAGCAGCATCCGCAAGCTGA
- a CDS encoding sulfite exporter TauE/SafE family protein, with translation METLLIFLLTGAVSGLLAGLFGVGGGLIVVPALAFLLPTLGAADAIVMHSAIGTSLAVIGLTGISSTRAHHARGGVIWPVFWKLAPGIVVGSLLGATVAHLVSSEVLKRCVGIGAMLIAIQMLIDATPKATRSTPGALGLGIVGTLIGGLSALIGIGGGSLTVPYLNACNIDMRRAVGTSAACGIPIAWAGAVGFVINGLGVPGRAPWSLGYVDLAAFAGIAVMSVFTAPLGARLAHGLPPKLLKRAFAIFLIGISLRMLLA, from the coding sequence ATGGAAACCCTGCTGATATTCCTGCTGACCGGCGCCGTATCGGGCCTGCTTGCCGGACTGTTTGGCGTCGGCGGCGGCCTGATCGTGGTGCCGGCGCTGGCCTTTCTGCTGCCCACACTCGGTGCTGCCGACGCCATCGTCATGCATTCGGCGATCGGCACCTCGCTGGCCGTCATCGGCCTGACCGGCATTTCTTCGACCCGCGCCCACCACGCCCGCGGCGGCGTGATCTGGCCGGTGTTCTGGAAGCTGGCGCCGGGCATCGTCGTCGGCAGCCTGCTCGGCGCCACGGTGGCGCACCTGGTCAGCAGCGAAGTGCTGAAGCGCTGCGTCGGCATCGGCGCCATGTTGATCGCGATCCAGATGCTGATCGATGCCACGCCGAAAGCGACGCGCAGCACGCCCGGTGCGCTCGGCCTCGGCATCGTCGGCACCCTGATCGGCGGATTGTCGGCGCTGATCGGCATCGGCGGCGGTTCGCTGACCGTGCCGTATCTCAATGCCTGCAATATCGACATGCGCCGCGCCGTCGGCACCTCGGCCGCCTGCGGCATTCCGATCGCCTGGGCCGGCGCCGTCGGCTTCGTGATCAACGGCCTCGGCGTGCCGGGCCGTGCGCCGTGGAGCCTGGGCTATGTCGATCTCGCTGCGTTCGCCGGCATCGCGGTGATGAGCGTGTTCACCGCGCCGCTCGGTGCCCGGCTGGCGCATGGCCTGCCGCCGAAGCTGCTGAAGCGGGCGTTCGCGATCTTCCTGATCGGCATCAGCTTGCGGATGCTGCTGGCCTGA
- a CDS encoding lytic transglycosylase domain-containing protein, with protein MMTLRSNPSLASLALAFAGLFALSAIADDDSLAIARSEFSGAFVAAEAGSFNGEDSDRLRAYPLYPYLTAARLKARLAQAKPEDDRGADDAVAAFITAQGGTLAANDLRRAWLTSLAARKRWDRYLAALPAPLATSDTTFRCLQFAARIALNQTASLAPAVIQQWQVADKSLPACDAAFTWARDQNLLTPALIEARARLVVSNGYGALAKTIAAPLTAEASAPIKQWAALIDQPQRELDALIADPSRAVELAALQDGWQRLARKDPDAAAARFAALRGARALDDTAASPFARSLALGMAWSRKPETLGYFAQVLPADNDSLSAEWWARAALWAGDWQQAAKAISAMSESQRNEQRWRYWAARAAAAGGDQAANDLLTSLAQEDGWYPALAAAQSGIAYAPHPQPLAADPAIVAKLDSQAGFVRARELFLSSLRNQAAAEFWAAFEPLDEAARFQAIHLAMGWGWYEQGVAAASRMKLFTDYALLYPRPYESPVKTGAALSGLPDNLIYGVLRQESLYRADAVSSANAYGLLQMLPETATRTARKWQRPLPTHAALFDPEVNVPLGAAHLRDLVDRFVGQLPVAIAGYNAGPNAAARWLPATPMSADIWIENIPYNETRTYVQRVLWHSMVFGWRQQGKPQALSNWLKPVALAPVPAGLEEIP; from the coding sequence ATGATGACCCTACGCTCCAACCCGTCTCTCGCTTCTCTAGCCCTGGCATTTGCCGGCCTCTTCGCGCTGTCGGCCATCGCAGACGATGACTCCCTGGCCATCGCGCGCAGCGAATTCAGCGGCGCTTTCGTCGCTGCCGAAGCCGGTTCCTTCAATGGCGAAGACAGCGATCGCCTGCGCGCCTATCCGCTCTATCCCTACCTCACGGCTGCGCGGCTGAAGGCGCGGCTGGCCCAAGCCAAGCCGGAGGACGATCGCGGTGCCGATGACGCGGTCGCCGCTTTCATCACGGCTCAGGGCGGAACCCTGGCCGCCAACGATCTGCGCCGCGCCTGGCTGACCAGCCTGGCAGCACGCAAGCGCTGGGATCGCTATCTCGCAGCGCTGCCGGCGCCGCTGGCGACCAGTGACACGACTTTCCGCTGCCTGCAGTTCGCGGCGCGAATCGCGCTGAACCAGACCGCCAGCCTGGCGCCGGCGGTGATCCAGCAATGGCAGGTGGCCGACAAATCGCTGCCGGCCTGCGATGCAGCGTTCACCTGGGCGCGCGATCAGAACCTGCTGACGCCGGCGCTGATCGAGGCGCGGGCGCGGCTGGTGGTCAGCAACGGCTACGGCGCGCTGGCGAAAACCATCGCAGCGCCGCTGACGGCGGAAGCCAGCGCGCCGATCAAGCAATGGGCAGCGCTGATCGACCAGCCGCAGCGCGAACTCGATGCACTGATTGCCGATCCGTCGCGGGCGGTGGAACTGGCCGCGCTGCAGGATGGCTGGCAGCGCCTGGCCCGCAAGGATCCGGACGCCGCTGCCGCACGCTTCGCCGCACTGCGTGGCGCACGCGCACTCGATGACACCGCGGCCAGCCCTTTTGCACGCTCGCTGGCGCTGGGCATGGCCTGGAGCCGCAAGCCGGAAACGCTGGGCTATTTCGCCCAGGTGCTGCCGGCCGACAACGACAGCCTGTCCGCCGAATGGTGGGCGCGCGCCGCACTCTGGGCTGGCGACTGGCAGCAGGCGGCGAAAGCGATCTCGGCGATGTCCGAAAGCCAGCGCAACGAACAGCGCTGGCGTTACTGGGCCGCGCGGGCTGCCGCTGCCGGCGGTGATCAAGCGGCGAACGATCTGCTCACTTCGCTGGCACAGGAAGACGGCTGGTATCCGGCGCTCGCCGCCGCGCAGTCCGGTATTGCCTACGCGCCACATCCGCAGCCCTTGGCGGCCGATCCGGCCATCGTCGCGAAGCTCGACAGCCAGGCCGGCTTCGTCCGGGCCCGCGAACTGTTCCTGTCGTCGCTGCGCAATCAGGCGGCCGCCGAGTTCTGGGCGGCGTTCGAGCCACTCGATGAAGCCGCACGCTTCCAGGCTATCCATCTGGCGATGGGCTGGGGCTGGTACGAGCAGGGTGTGGCCGCCGCCAGCCGGATGAAGCTGTTCACCGATTACGCGCTGCTCTATCCGCGGCCTTATGAATCGCCGGTGAAGACCGGCGCGGCACTGTCCGGCCTGCCGGACAACCTGATCTACGGCGTGCTGCGTCAGGAAAGCCTGTATCGGGCCGATGCGGTATCGAGCGCCAACGCCTACGGCCTGCTGCAGATGCTGCCGGAAACCGCGACCCGCACCGCGCGCAAGTGGCAGCGCCCGTTGCCGACGCACGCGGCGCTGTTCGATCCCGAGGTCAATGTGCCGCTCGGTGCGGCGCATCTGCGCGATCTGGTCGATCGCTTCGTCGGCCAGCTGCCGGTGGCGATCGCCGGCTACAACGCCGGCCCGAACGCGGCGGCGCGCTGGCTGCCGGCGACGCCGATGTCGGCGGATATCTGGATCGAGAACATTCCGTACAACGAAACCCGCACCTATGTGCAGCGCGTGCTCTGGCATTCGATGGTCTTCGGCTGGCGCCAGCAGGGCAAGCCGCAAGCATTGTCGAACTGGCTGAAGCCCGTCGCGCTGGCGCCGGTGCCGGCAGGCCTCGAAGAAATTCCATGA
- a CDS encoding multifunctional CCA addition/repair protein — MRRYLVGGAVRDRLLRRPVAERDWVVTGATPEEMIALGYRPVGKDFPVFLHPQTQEEHALARTERKNGRGYRGFTIHTDPGVTLEDDLIRRDLTVNAMAEDDDGTLIDPHGGRVDLEARVLRHVSAAFAEDPVRVLRIARFHSRYASLGFRIADETMALMRQMVDSGEVDHLTAERVWKETERALMQPQPSIYFTTLRECGALKRLMPEVDALFGVPQPPKHHPEIDTGVHTMLTIDHAASIEAPLTVRVAALCHDFGKALTPEHLLPSHYGHEQSGVPLVEAFCTRLKVPNDCRELALQVCREHLLVHQARELTPGTLMQLLERLDALRRPQRFEEFLTACDCDARGRTGLENRDYPQPNYLRAARRRIALVEPASVTADGYLGAAIGVELRNRRLKVLKELRETPAA; from the coding sequence ATGCGACGTTATCTGGTCGGCGGCGCGGTACGCGACCGGCTGCTGAGGCGCCCGGTCGCCGAGCGCGATTGGGTGGTTACTGGCGCAACGCCGGAGGAAATGATCGCGCTCGGCTACCGGCCGGTCGGCAAGGATTTCCCGGTGTTCCTGCATCCCCAGACCCAGGAAGAACACGCGCTGGCGCGCACCGAGCGGAAGAACGGTCGCGGCTATCGTGGCTTCACCATCCACACCGATCCCGGCGTGACCCTGGAAGACGATCTGATCCGCCGCGATCTCACCGTCAATGCGATGGCCGAGGACGACGACGGTACGCTGATCGATCCCCACGGCGGCCGTGTCGATCTCGAAGCGCGCGTGCTGCGCCATGTCTCTGCGGCTTTCGCCGAGGACCCGGTGCGGGTGCTGCGCATTGCCCGCTTTCATTCGCGCTACGCCAGCCTCGGCTTCCGCATTGCCGATGAAACGATGGCGCTGATGCGGCAGATGGTCGACAGCGGTGAAGTCGATCACCTGACCGCGGAACGGGTCTGGAAGGAAACCGAGCGGGCATTGATGCAGCCGCAACCGTCGATCTACTTCACGACCCTGCGCGAGTGCGGCGCACTGAAGCGCCTGATGCCGGAAGTCGATGCCCTGTTCGGCGTGCCGCAGCCGCCGAAGCATCATCCGGAGATCGATACCGGCGTACACACGATGCTGACCATCGATCACGCCGCGAGCATCGAAGCGCCGCTGACGGTGCGTGTCGCCGCGCTCTGCCACGACTTCGGCAAGGCGCTGACGCCGGAACATCTGCTGCCCAGCCACTACGGCCACGAGCAGAGCGGCGTACCGCTGGTCGAAGCCTTCTGCACGCGGCTCAAGGTGCCGAACGATTGCCGCGAGCTGGCGCTGCAGGTCTGCCGCGAGCATCTCTTGGTCCATCAGGCCCGCGAGCTGACGCCGGGCACCTTGATGCAGCTGCTGGAACGGCTCGACGCCCTGCGCCGGCCGCAGCGCTTCGAGGAATTCCTGACCGCCTGCGACTGCGATGCCCGCGGCCGCACCGGGCTGGAGAACCGCGACTATCCGCAGCCGAACTATCTGCGCGCCGCGCGTCGGCGCATTGCGCTGGTGGAACCGGCATCGGTCACCGCCGATGGCTACCTCGGTGCCGCGATCGGTGTCGAACTGCGCAACCGCCGGCTCAAGGTGCTGAAGGAGCTGCGCGAGACACCAGCGGCCTGA
- a CDS encoding M13 family metallopeptidase — protein MIAAGAALLYGCGKSADAPKTEAAAPAAVAAPTSGINPATMDTAVRAEDDTYRHMNGKWLDSFEIPADKARYGSFTKLADDAEQQLRELIEASAANAEAKPNTEPQQIGDLYKSFMDEAGVEAAGLKAIDSSLSTIDAMADKSGIPGLMAGLSTTGVGTPFVPFVHQDNKDSTKYVVDLYQYGLGLPDRDYYLKDTDKYRESRTGYVAHIEKMLTLAGDKDAAKKAKAVFALETALAKEQWDKVANRDPVKTYNKVELSKLDALAPGFDFKAWFTGAGMAGKLDYVIVSQPTYITGFAKLLQSQPLDAWKAYFKWKVIAEFAPYLPKAFVDENFAFYGTALRGIPENRPRWKRGVELVETSIGESLGKLYVEKHFPPANKARMEALVKNLLEAYKQSIDTLDWMSPETKKEAQAKLAKFAPKIGYPNKWKDYSKLVISGNDLLGNVARANAYAYQFELAKLGTPIDREEWGMTPQTVNAYYNPEKNEIVFPAAILQPPFFNAAADDAVNYGGIGAVIGHEISHGFDDQGAQYDGDGNLRQWFSEADLKNFKAKTAALVAQYAAFEPVKGYHVNGELTLGENVADNSGLTIAYKAYKISLGGKPAPEIDGLSGEQRFYLGWAQVWQGKDREAEAIRRLTVDPHSPPSVRGNATLVNQAGFYDAFSVKEGDKMYVAPEKRVSIW, from the coding sequence ATGATCGCGGCGGGCGCCGCACTGCTGTATGGCTGCGGCAAGTCCGCCGACGCTCCGAAGACCGAAGCCGCGGCACCTGCGGCCGTTGCGGCACCGACCTCCGGCATCAATCCGGCGACCATGGATACCGCCGTCCGTGCCGAGGACGACACTTACCGGCACATGAACGGCAAGTGGCTGGACAGCTTCGAGATTCCGGCTGACAAGGCGCGCTATGGCTCGTTCACCAAGCTGGCCGATGACGCCGAACAACAGCTGCGCGAGCTGATCGAAGCCTCCGCCGCCAATGCCGAAGCGAAGCCGAACACCGAACCGCAGCAGATCGGCGATCTGTACAAGAGCTTCATGGACGAAGCCGGCGTTGAAGCGGCCGGCCTGAAAGCCATCGATAGCAGCCTGTCGACGATTGACGCGATGGCCGACAAGAGCGGCATCCCGGGCCTGATGGCTGGCTTGTCGACCACCGGCGTCGGCACCCCGTTCGTCCCGTTCGTGCATCAGGACAACAAGGATTCGACCAAGTACGTCGTCGATCTCTACCAGTACGGCCTCGGCCTGCCGGATCGTGACTACTACCTGAAGGACACCGACAAGTACCGCGAATCGCGCACCGGTTACGTCGCCCACATCGAGAAGATGCTGACGCTGGCGGGCGACAAGGACGCGGCCAAGAAAGCCAAGGCGGTCTTCGCGCTGGAAACCGCACTGGCCAAGGAGCAGTGGGACAAGGTCGCCAATCGCGATCCGGTGAAGACCTACAACAAGGTCGAGCTGAGCAAGCTCGACGCGCTGGCGCCAGGCTTCGACTTCAAGGCCTGGTTCACCGGTGCCGGCATGGCCGGCAAGCTCGATTACGTGATCGTCAGCCAGCCGACCTACATCACCGGCTTCGCCAAGCTGCTGCAGAGCCAGCCGCTCGACGCCTGGAAGGCCTATTTCAAGTGGAAGGTGATCGCCGAGTTCGCGCCGTATCTGCCCAAGGCTTTCGTCGACGAGAACTTCGCGTTCTACGGCACGGCGCTGCGCGGCATTCCGGAAAATCGTCCGCGCTGGAAGCGCGGCGTGGAACTGGTTGAGACCTCGATCGGCGAATCGCTCGGCAAGCTCTATGTCGAGAAGCACTTCCCGCCGGCCAACAAGGCGCGCATGGAAGCGCTGGTCAAGAATCTGCTGGAAGCCTACAAGCAGTCGATCGACACGCTCGACTGGATGAGCCCGGAAACCAAGAAGGAAGCCCAGGCCAAGCTCGCCAAGTTCGCGCCGAAGATCGGCTATCCGAACAAGTGGAAGGACTACTCGAAGCTGGTGATCAGCGGCAACGATCTGCTCGGCAACGTCGCCCGCGCCAACGCCTACGCCTACCAGTTCGAACTGGCCAAGCTCGGCACGCCGATCGACCGCGAGGAGTGGGGCATGACGCCGCAGACGGTCAATGCGTACTACAACCCGGAGAAGAACGAGATCGTCTTCCCGGCGGCGATCCTGCAGCCGCCGTTCTTCAATGCCGCCGCTGACGACGCCGTGAACTACGGTGGCATCGGCGCGGTGATCGGTCACGAGATCAGCCATGGCTTCGACGACCAGGGCGCGCAGTACGACGGCGACGGCAACCTGCGCCAGTGGTTCAGCGAAGCCGACCTGAAGAACTTCAAGGCCAAGACCGCCGCCCTGGTTGCCCAGTACGCGGCCTTCGAGCCGGTGAAGGGCTATCACGTCAACGGCGAGCTGACCCTGGGCGAAAACGTTGCCGACAACTCCGGCCTGACCATCGCCTACAAGGCCTACAAGATCAGCCTCGGCGGCAAGCCGGCGCCGGAGATCGACGGCCTGAGCGGCGAGCAGCGCTTCTACCTCGGCTGGGCTCAGGTCTGGCAGGGCAAGGACCGCGAAGCCGAAGCGATTCGCCGCCTGACCGTCGATCCGCATTCGCCGCCGTCGGTACGCGGCAACGCCACCCTGGTCAATCAGGCCGGCTTCTACGACGCTTTCAGCGTCAAGGAAGGCGACAAGATGTATGTCGCCCCGGAGAAGCGAGTCAGCATCTGGTAA
- a CDS encoding MGMT family protein, which translates to MARRSTEPSAPVDADAARIAILATIARIPAGRVSTYGQIAWIAGYPGRARLVGRVLGGMLEAGAATPWHRVINAAGQISLPKFSEEHREQKRRLGAEGVRFENDRVSLRRYGWQAGGDSPLIDP; encoded by the coding sequence ATGGCGCGCCGGTCGACTGAACCATCGGCGCCGGTCGACGCCGATGCCGCCAGGATCGCGATCCTGGCAACGATCGCCCGCATCCCGGCCGGCCGGGTCTCCACCTATGGCCAGATCGCCTGGATCGCCGGTTATCCGGGGCGCGCGCGGCTGGTCGGCCGGGTGCTGGGTGGCATGCTCGAAGCTGGTGCCGCCACGCCTTGGCATCGGGTGATCAATGCGGCGGGCCAGATCTCGCTGCCGAAGTTCAGCGAGGAACATCGCGAGCAGAAGCGCCGGCTAGGCGCCGAGGGCGTGCGCTTCGAGAACGACAGGGTCAGCCTGCGCCGCTATGGCTGGCAGGCGGGCGGCGACAGCCCGCTGATCGACCCATGA
- a CDS encoding nuclear transport factor 2 family protein, protein MSGDSAMTMMPTDHASAQRWALNWIAAWNARDIEAVLRLFADDCRFRSPKAATITGHGTVRGKPALRAYWQAALATIPSLQFSFEAAHWDPDAGTLLIRYVASLGGQRLLAAEIFDFDDQACVACGTALYGAPVD, encoded by the coding sequence ATGTCCGGAGACAGCGCGATGACCATGATGCCGACCGATCACGCCTCCGCCCAGCGTTGGGCGCTGAATTGGATCGCCGCCTGGAACGCGCGCGATATCGAAGCCGTGCTACGGCTGTTCGCCGATGACTGCCGCTTCCGCAGCCCGAAGGCAGCGACCATCACTGGCCACGGCACTGTTCGCGGCAAGCCGGCGCTGCGCGCTTATTGGCAGGCCGCGCTGGCCACGATTCCCAGCCTGCAGTTCAGCTTCGAAGCCGCGCACTGGGATCCGGATGCCGGCACCTTGCTGATCCGCTACGTCGCTTCGCTGGGTGGACAGCGTCTGCTGGCAGCGGAAATCTTCGACTTCGACGACCAGGCCTGCGTGGCCTGCGGCACGGCTCTGTATGGCGCGCCGGTCGACTGA
- a CDS encoding PhzF family phenazine biosynthesis protein — MSSHLQFHTLDVFTEQRYGGNPLAVVLAADGLNTRQMQTIAREFNLSETVFVLKPTAPGADFKVRIFTPQIEMPFAGHPTVGTACLLAELGLAPQGDDVRFVLEENVGLVPVRVRRDAGRAPYGELTTAVLPQRGPDAPSAAALATMLGLEEQDIGYAEQAAALISCGVPYVLVPLRSPELMAGISFDLPCWRQHLAGGWAHQVYVYARGYEGELRARMFAPGAGVQEDPATGSAAVALAGRLAMDAPEADGCLAWTIHQGLEMNRPSVLQIEADKQAGAVIAVRVGGHAVTVLSGTLPL, encoded by the coding sequence ATGAGTTCCCACCTCCAGTTCCACACCCTCGACGTCTTCACCGAGCAGCGCTACGGCGGCAATCCGCTGGCTGTCGTGCTGGCTGCCGACGGTCTGAACACGCGGCAGATGCAGACCATCGCCCGTGAATTCAATCTGTCGGAAACCGTGTTCGTGCTGAAGCCGACGGCGCCCGGTGCCGACTTCAAGGTGCGCATCTTCACGCCGCAAATCGAGATGCCATTTGCTGGCCATCCCACGGTCGGCACGGCTTGCCTGCTCGCTGAACTTGGTCTGGCGCCGCAGGGTGACGATGTGCGCTTCGTGCTCGAGGAGAACGTCGGCCTGGTGCCGGTGCGGGTGCGCCGTGACGCCGGCCGCGCGCCTTACGGCGAGCTGACTACGGCGGTGCTGCCGCAGCGCGGACCTGATGCGCCGTCGGCCGCGGCATTGGCGACGATGCTCGGGCTCGAAGAACAGGACATCGGCTACGCCGAGCAAGCTGCCGCGCTGATCAGCTGCGGCGTGCCGTATGTGCTGGTGCCGCTGCGCTCGCCGGAATTGATGGCCGGCATCAGCTTCGATCTCCCGTGCTGGCGTCAGCATCTGGCTGGCGGCTGGGCGCATCAGGTCTACGTCTATGCACGCGGTTACGAAGGCGAGTTGCGCGCCCGCATGTTCGCGCCCGGTGCCGGGGTTCAGGAAGATCCAGCCACCGGCTCGGCCGCCGTGGCGCTCGCCGGTCGGCTGGCGATGGACGCACCGGAGGCCGATGGCTGCTTGGCCTGGACCATTCATCAAGGGTTGGAAATGAACCGGCCGAGCGTGCTGCAGATCGAGGCCGACAAGCAGGCTGGCGCGGTGATTGCTGTGCGAGTCGGGGGCCATGCGGTGACGGTGCTGTCCGGCACCTTGCCGCTGTAA
- a CDS encoding DNA-deoxyinosine glycosylase yields the protein MLKARQESAFVPCGALVESFAPLEPPGARLLILGSMPGIASLRAQQYYGHPRNQFWPMMETLFGVPASAAYAERIAGLQAQGIALWDVLRACERPGSLDSSIVRGSEQANDIAGFLDRHPQLKVIALNGGTARDAFRRHVLPMLGERLSAIKLIALPSTSPANASVSAAAKRAAWAALLE from the coding sequence ATGCTGAAAGCGCGGCAGGAGTCAGCTTTCGTACCTTGCGGCGCCCTTGTCGAAAGCTTCGCGCCGCTGGAACCGCCCGGTGCGCGGCTGCTGATTCTCGGCTCGATGCCGGGCATCGCGTCACTGCGCGCGCAGCAGTACTACGGCCATCCGCGCAACCAGTTCTGGCCGATGATGGAGACACTGTTCGGCGTGCCGGCGAGTGCTGCCTACGCCGAGCGCATCGCCGGCCTGCAGGCGCAGGGCATCGCGCTATGGGACGTGCTGCGCGCTTGCGAGCGGCCTGGCAGTCTCGATTCCAGCATCGTTCGCGGCAGCGAGCAGGCCAACGATATCGCCGGCTTCCTTGATCGCCATCCGCAGCTGAAAGTGATCGCACTGAACGGCGGCACGGCGCGTGATGCCTTCCGTCGCCATGTGCTGCCGATGCTCGGCGAGCGCCTGTCGGCCATCAAGCTGATCGCCTTGCCTTCAACCAGCCCGGCCAATGCCAGCGTCAGCGCGGCAGCGAAGCGCGCTGCCTGGGCCGCGTTGCTGGAGTAG